The proteins below are encoded in one region of Shewanella algae:
- a CDS encoding Ig-like domain-containing protein, translating to MNSLIRILSLVTLLLLPFVQAKSVTEPGTKAELILVDATISQYQTLLEQASTTALTSKPITELTELNALIAQDKKYSGLHLITHGQSGKILLAGHKLAPRELATQLDQLLLPGAPLYLYACNLAQDPKGQAFVDNLASILARPVLASTNATGNKRLGGDWQLEYSTSSTMAARTLFSGDVRGFNTLLSNTAYEFSDGDAVTLTNAASALANDSTFTLEMWANFSSTSGIINLMDITGSLDAGGFIIYNNTMTVDLSGDFSSLTQSNPITISTNVWYHFAFIFNNGQWDFYLDGQATGIGVADMGGNNTVPDYQAANVNNLVAGRQNHGAVNNFTGKIDDIRLWSTARTQTEIQNNRQLELAGNETGLIGYWKLNETSGTVVNDSQTNGSILQGSSSGVTLGVTGAFSGNQSPTDISLSNNSVSQSGGSNAVVGTLTTTDADVGDSFSYALIAGSGDTNNGSFNLSGDSLRANNASTLVGGSYSIRVQTTDSGNATFEKAFSITVVDDLAPEVTGITIDGSPADTATSISYTVSFNELANNISTDDFNLTNTGSAAGNIASVSASSGTSVTVTINNISGNGSLRLDLKAATNISDAQANSGPAAYTSGDVHTVAVPTVPGAPIIGTASALDGQAVVNFSAPASDGGSAITSYQVTSSPGGITASGANSPIGVAGLTNGTSYTFTVQAINAVGTSSPSAPSNSVVPKANQTISFNNPGAQDFGTTPTLAATASSGLTPVFSSSTSGVCTITASGTLTFVTTGNCSIDADQPGDSSYNAAPTVTQGFTVNAVVPGAPTSVNAVASDASATVSFSAPASTGGAAISSYTVTSSQGGFTASGTGSPLTVSGLSNGTDYSFTVSANNTAGTGPASSPSNTVTPKANQTISFSNPGAQSFDSAPTLTATASSGLTPVFSSSTTGVCTISASGTLTFVTTGNCSIDADQPGDSSYNAAPTVTQSFTVNAVVPGAPTSVSAVASDASATVSFSAPASTGGAAISSYTVTSSPGGLTASGAGSPLTVSGLSNGTDYSFTVSASNTAGTGPTSSPSNTVTPKASQSISFNNPGAQSFGTTPTLTATASSGLTPVFSSNSTGVCTITTTGTLSFVSAGSCSINADQAGDSGYNAAPTVTQSFTVNAVVPGAPMSVNAVASDASATVSFSAPASTGGAAISSYTVTSSPGGLTASGTTSPLTVSGLSNGTGYSFTVSASNIAGTGPASSPSNTVTPEPDNKAPSISGTPAGSVDQDSYYSFIPTATDPDQDPLTFSISNKPAWASFNTASGELSGTPLREHVGVSDNIIIRVTDGALSTDLAPFSVEVKAVNQAPQANHDRITQDFSQENIYLLDVLANDSDPDDDPLTIVDISTSLGTATVLGDKLQLTVPENFNGQVRLSYSITDGEFYDSAKVSFSIEGSNPEAPVINIPADVTANATGLFTRVNLGRVGAIDSDDNPIPVSLLNGFPFFAPGQHLAYWKTTDGKGVSATASQLVTVYPRINLGASKTVANFTRVQVPVLLNGSAPEYPMEIRYSVSGDAIAGQDHDLASGSLLLSQGMSTSLEFNVFADLTAGQQKSLTITLDDGQNPGHNAATEIRISNNNLAPNLSLSASQQGEMRSSVSSSDGLVTVTAEVADPNPADNISLSWSSEPAMTNLSTSANEFTFDPATLAPGIMTLTLNAMDDGSPQLGSSKSLKLLLLAQLPALGETDANNNRLPDSAEGYGDPDGNGIPAYLQGDHPCNVIPEQLSRPNSYLAEAQPGICSRKGLLSLQRLDNGIELEDGSMLPDDSEGKIVGGLFDFELEGSEYGGNVSIVIPQVQAIPAQAQYRKYVASGWQEFVTDANNQIFSSAGEPGYCPPMGDASWQSGLTEGHWCVQLLIQDGGPNDGDGQANGTIVDPGGVAVKLSANQAPIAQADSFSLPWNQQHLLDVLANDNDADNDSLYLVQASVSIGEISVSDDKLSLMYTPPEDFIGNAQLSYTVSDGMGGTAMSHAELVVFYNRAPVVNDSIASTDDRTAIELDVLSTASDPDGDSLTLESAVAQSGSVSITTSQTLSYQPKTGFAGTDIISFSVSDGNGASATAQVVVTVRAYQEVVVENRSSGGAVAPWALALMLLMAGFRRLSLRLASLPLLLLLAIGVSFNAQARWSVNLNLGYSHARLSESDINQALPAEVKLTELDKDDFAWSMALNYQVNDAWALQFGYLDLGETSLMLAGSTLDPQALQQSLANLGPQLASGVTAGAEYRFWRYRDWSFSLNGGIFVWESDFSSQWQQQELRYDDSGVDFYWGLGGQYQLSEQWAIRADYRRYMLDRNQVDGVFLGLEFFF from the coding sequence ATGAACTCTTTAATACGGATATTAAGCCTGGTGACATTGTTGCTGTTGCCATTTGTACAAGCAAAGAGTGTCACCGAACCAGGGACAAAGGCTGAGCTCATCTTGGTCGATGCCACAATCTCTCAATATCAAACCTTGCTGGAACAGGCATCTACCACGGCCCTCACCTCTAAACCCATTACCGAACTGACCGAACTCAACGCCTTGATAGCCCAAGACAAGAAGTACTCGGGTTTACACTTGATCACTCACGGTCAAAGCGGCAAAATACTGTTGGCAGGCCACAAGTTGGCGCCGCGGGAACTAGCCACCCAGTTGGATCAACTGCTACTACCGGGTGCCCCCCTCTATCTGTACGCCTGTAACTTGGCTCAGGATCCAAAGGGCCAAGCCTTTGTCGATAATCTGGCCTCGATTTTAGCCCGGCCCGTATTGGCCTCAACCAACGCCACAGGCAACAAGCGTCTTGGCGGTGATTGGCAACTCGAATACTCCACCTCCTCGACCATGGCTGCCAGAACATTGTTTTCCGGTGACGTGAGAGGATTTAATACGCTATTGTCCAACACAGCTTACGAATTCTCCGACGGTGATGCGGTTACCCTCACCAATGCCGCCTCTGCACTCGCCAATGACAGCACCTTTACCCTGGAAATGTGGGCCAATTTTTCCAGCACCTCAGGCATCATCAATCTGATGGATATTACCGGCTCACTCGATGCCGGTGGTTTTATCATATATAACAATACAATGACGGTTGATCTGAGCGGCGACTTCAGCTCTTTGACCCAAAGTAATCCAATCACTATTTCAACCAATGTCTGGTATCACTTTGCTTTTATCTTCAACAACGGCCAGTGGGATTTTTATCTGGATGGCCAAGCCACAGGTATTGGTGTTGCCGACATGGGTGGCAACAACACAGTGCCGGATTATCAAGCGGCAAACGTCAACAACCTGGTCGCCGGTCGTCAAAATCATGGTGCGGTAAACAACTTTACCGGCAAAATAGATGACATCCGCCTTTGGAGCACGGCGCGGACTCAAACCGAAATTCAAAATAACCGCCAGCTCGAGCTGGCGGGCAATGAAACCGGCTTGATTGGCTACTGGAAACTCAACGAAACCAGCGGCACAGTTGTCAATGACAGCCAAACCAATGGTTCCATACTCCAGGGAAGCAGCAGTGGTGTTACATTGGGTGTCACTGGAGCCTTCAGCGGTAATCAAAGCCCAACAGATATCTCGCTTTCCAACAACTCCGTCAGCCAAAGCGGCGGCAGCAATGCTGTGGTGGGCACCCTGACAACCACGGATGCCGATGTTGGTGACAGTTTCAGTTATGCCTTGATTGCCGGTAGTGGTGACACCAACAATGGCAGCTTCAATCTCAGTGGTGATTCCCTCAGAGCCAACAATGCCTCCACCTTGGTTGGCGGTAGTTATAGCATCCGGGTGCAGACGACAGATTCAGGCAATGCCACATTTGAAAAAGCCTTTAGCATCACAGTGGTGGATGACCTTGCTCCGGAAGTGACCGGAATTACTATCGATGGCTCACCCGCAGATACCGCAACCAGCATCAGTTACACAGTTAGTTTCAATGAATTGGCCAATAATATCTCGACCGACGACTTTAACCTGACCAACACTGGCTCTGCCGCAGGTAATATTGCGTCGGTATCCGCCAGCTCAGGCACCAGCGTTACTGTAACTATCAACAATATCAGCGGTAACGGTTCGCTGCGCCTGGATCTGAAAGCAGCAACCAACATCAGCGATGCTCAGGCCAACAGTGGGCCGGCAGCCTACACCTCTGGCGATGTTCATACTGTTGCCGTCCCTACTGTTCCCGGAGCCCCCATCATAGGCACAGCATCTGCCTTGGATGGTCAAGCCGTGGTCAACTTCTCGGCGCCGGCAAGTGATGGTGGTTCTGCGATTACCTCATACCAAGTGACTTCATCTCCAGGCGGGATCACCGCCAGTGGCGCCAACTCGCCAATAGGGGTTGCAGGACTGACCAACGGCACGAGTTATACCTTTACTGTGCAGGCCATCAATGCCGTGGGTACAAGCTCGCCATCCGCACCATCCAACTCGGTAGTCCCAAAGGCAAACCAGACCATCAGCTTCAACAACCCGGGGGCGCAGGACTTTGGCACCACGCCAACCCTTGCGGCCACCGCCAGCTCAGGGCTGACGCCTGTGTTCAGCTCCAGTACCTCTGGGGTCTGTACCATCACGGCCTCCGGCACCTTAACCTTTGTCACCACGGGTAATTGCAGTATCGATGCTGATCAGCCCGGAGACAGCAGCTACAATGCGGCGCCCACAGTGACCCAGGGCTTTACGGTCAATGCCGTGGTGCCCGGAGCGCCCACGTCCGTCAACGCCGTTGCCTCTGATGCCAGCGCCACAGTCAGTTTCAGTGCCCCGGCAAGTACCGGCGGCGCGGCGATCAGCAGTTACACAGTCACCTCAAGCCAGGGTGGTTTCACCGCCAGCGGTACTGGTTCGCCACTGACAGTTAGCGGCCTGAGCAACGGCACCGACTATAGCTTTACTGTCAGCGCCAACAACACAGCGGGTACGGGCCCGGCCTCAAGCCCCTCCAATACTGTGACCCCCAAGGCAAACCAGACCATCAGCTTCAGCAACCCGGGGGCGCAGAGCTTTGACAGCGCGCCCACACTCACAGCCACCGCCAGCTCAGGGCTAACACCTGTGTTCAGCTCCAGTACCACTGGGGTCTGTACCATCTCGGCCTCCGGCACCTTAACCTTTGTCACCACGGGTAATTGCAGTATCGATGCCGATCAGCCCGGAGACAGCAGCTACAATGCGGCGCCCACAGTGACCCAGAGCTTTACGGTCAATGCCGTGGTGCCCGGAGCGCCCACGTCGGTCAGCGCCGTTGCCTCTGACGCCAGCGCCACGGTCAGTTTCAGCGCCCCGGCAAGTACCGGCGGCGCGGCGATCAGCAGTTACACAGTCACCTCAAGCCCGGGAGGCCTCACCGCCAGCGGCGCCGGCTCTCCACTGACAGTCAGCGGCCTGAGCAATGGCACCGACTATAGCTTTACGGTTAGCGCCAGCAACACAGCAGGCACGGGCCCGACTTCAAGCCCCTCCAATACCGTAACCCCCAAGGCAAGCCAGAGCATTAGCTTCAACAACCCGGGGGCGCAGAGTTTTGGTACCACGCCAACCCTTACGGCCACAGCCAGTTCAGGGCTGACGCCAGTGTTCAGCTCCAACAGCACTGGAGTCTGTACCATCACAACTACCGGCACTCTCAGCTTTGTCAGTGCGGGCAGTTGCAGCATTAACGCCGACCAAGCCGGGGACAGCGGCTACAATGCGGCGCCTACTGTGACCCAGAGCTTTACAGTCAATGCTGTGGTGCCCGGCGCGCCGATGTCTGTCAACGCCGTTGCCTCTGATGCCAGCGCCACAGTCAGTTTCAGTGCCCCGGCAAGTACCGGCGGCGCGGCGATCAGCAGTTACACAGTCACCTCAAGCCCGGGCGGCCTCACCGCCAGCGGCACCACCTCACCGCTGACGGTTAGCGGTCTGAGCAACGGCACCGGCTACAGCTTTACCGTCAGCGCCAGCAACATCGCAGGCACAGGCCCGGCCTCAAGCCCCTCCAATACGGTAACCCCAGAGCCGGATAACAAGGCCCCCAGTATTTCAGGTACTCCAGCCGGCAGCGTAGATCAGGATAGCTATTACAGCTTTATCCCCACGGCCACAGATCCGGATCAGGATCCTCTGACGTTCAGCATCAGCAACAAACCGGCCTGGGCCAGTTTCAACACGGCAAGCGGCGAGCTCAGTGGTACTCCACTGCGGGAGCATGTAGGCGTTAGTGACAACATCATTATCCGAGTCACGGATGGTGCGCTCAGTACAGATTTGGCGCCCTTTAGTGTGGAAGTAAAGGCTGTCAATCAAGCGCCACAGGCCAACCACGACCGGATAACCCAAGACTTCAGCCAGGAAAATATCTATTTGCTCGATGTACTGGCCAACGACAGTGACCCAGATGACGATCCACTGACGATTGTGGATATCAGCACCAGTCTGGGCACTGCTACTGTACTGGGAGATAAGCTGCAACTGACAGTGCCGGAAAACTTCAATGGTCAGGTGCGACTCAGCTACAGCATCACGGACGGAGAGTTTTATGACAGTGCCAAGGTAAGCTTCAGCATAGAAGGCAGTAATCCAGAAGCCCCTGTCATCAATATCCCGGCCGATGTCACAGCCAACGCCACAGGTCTGTTTACCCGGGTAAACTTGGGTCGGGTCGGCGCCATCGACAGCGATGACAACCCCATTCCGGTATCCTTGTTGAACGGCTTCCCGTTTTTTGCTCCCGGCCAACATTTGGCTTACTGGAAAACCACAGATGGTAAGGGGGTAAGTGCCACAGCGTCGCAGTTGGTTACCGTGTACCCCAGGATTAACCTGGGAGCCTCAAAAACTGTCGCCAACTTCACTCGGGTGCAGGTGCCGGTTTTACTCAACGGCTCGGCCCCCGAGTATCCGATGGAAATCCGCTACAGTGTCAGCGGCGATGCGATTGCAGGTCAAGACCATGATCTCGCAAGCGGAAGCCTGCTCTTGAGTCAGGGAATGTCCACCAGCCTGGAGTTCAATGTTTTTGCCGACTTGACCGCCGGGCAACAAAAATCGCTGACAATCACCCTGGACGACGGCCAAAACCCCGGGCACAACGCCGCTACTGAAATACGCATCAGTAACAATAATCTGGCGCCCAACCTCAGCTTGAGCGCCAGTCAACAGGGTGAAATGCGCTCCAGTGTCAGCAGCTCGGATGGCTTGGTAACGGTAACGGCAGAAGTCGCTGACCCCAACCCGGCAGACAATATCAGCCTCAGTTGGTCCAGCGAGCCAGCGATGACAAACCTCTCGACCTCTGCAAACGAGTTCACCTTTGACCCCGCAACGCTGGCTCCAGGGATTATGACTCTGACATTGAACGCCATGGATGATGGTTCCCCCCAACTGGGAAGCAGCAAGAGTCTCAAGCTATTGCTGCTGGCACAGCTACCGGCTCTTGGGGAAACAGACGCCAACAACAACCGTTTACCGGATAGTGCCGAAGGCTATGGCGATCCGGACGGCAATGGTATTCCGGCCTATCTGCAGGGCGATCACCCTTGTAATGTAATCCCCGAACAGCTCAGCCGTCCCAATAGCTACCTGGCCGAGGCGCAACCCGGCATCTGCTCCCGTAAGGGGCTGCTAAGTCTACAGCGGCTGGATAACGGTATTGAGCTGGAAGATGGCTCAATGTTGCCAGATGACAGTGAAGGGAAAATTGTCGGAGGTTTATTCGACTTCGAACTCGAGGGCAGTGAGTATGGCGGCAATGTCAGCATAGTGATCCCGCAAGTTCAGGCGATACCGGCACAAGCTCAATACCGTAAATATGTCGCTTCCGGCTGGCAGGAGTTTGTAACAGATGCCAACAACCAGATATTTAGCAGCGCGGGAGAACCCGGATATTGTCCACCAATGGGTGATGCCAGCTGGCAGAGTGGCCTTACTGAAGGTCATTGGTGTGTGCAACTGCTTATTCAGGATGGTGGCCCCAACGACGGTGACGGCCAAGCTAATGGCACCATAGTCGACCCGGGCGGCGTTGCCGTGAAGCTGTCAGCCAACCAAGCCCCCATAGCCCAGGCTGACAGCTTTAGTTTGCCATGGAATCAGCAACATCTGCTGGACGTACTGGCCAACGATAATGATGCCGATAACGACAGCCTCTATCTGGTGCAGGCCAGTGTCTCTATCGGTGAGATCAGTGTCAGTGACGACAAGCTCAGCCTGATGTACACGCCGCCGGAAGACTTTATCGGCAACGCGCAGCTGAGTTATACCGTCAGCGACGGCATGGGTGGTACGGCAATGAGCCATGCAGAGCTGGTTGTCTTTTACAACAGGGCACCAGTGGTGAATGACAGCATCGCCAGCACGGATGACAGGACGGCGATAGAGCTGGATGTATTGAGCACTGCCAGTGACCCGGATGGCGACAGCCTGACGCTGGAAAGCGCTGTGGCTCAATCCGGTAGCGTCAGCATCACCACATCACAGACGCTGAGCTATCAACCTAAGACCGGCTTTGCGGGCACAGACATCATCAGCTTCAGTGTCAGTGATGGCAACGGCGCCTCGGCAACCGCTCAGGTAGTGGTGACGGTCAGAGCCTATCAAGAGGTTGTGGTGGAAAACCGCTCTTCCGGCGGGGCGGTCGCCCCCTGGGCCTTGGCACTAATGCTGTTGATGGCAGGATTCAGGCGCTTAAGCCTGCGTTTGGCAAGCCTGCCGCTGTTGCTACTACTG